The following are encoded together in the Flavobacterium sp. TR2 genome:
- a CDS encoding Fur family transcriptional regulator, with protein MKATRNTAAKTAVLEVFEKSKTALSHTEIHKQLNDLCDRVTIYRILDRLINEDVIHKISNLDGTVKYAKCNHSHQRVHIHNHAHFSCENCHEITCLENVKPSYIMPHNYKVNEINFTLSGLCPNCLNSNI; from the coding sequence ATGAAAGCTACACGTAATACCGCAGCAAAAACAGCTGTTTTAGAGGTGTTTGAGAAATCTAAGACCGCTCTTTCGCATACCGAAATTCACAAACAATTAAATGATTTGTGCGATCGTGTTACCATTTACAGAATTTTGGACCGTTTGATTAATGAAGATGTTATCCATAAAATTTCAAATCTCGACGGAACGGTAAAGTATGCCAAATGCAATCATTCGCACCAGCGTGTACACATTCATAACCATGCACATTTCAGCTGCGAAAATTGTCACGAAATTACCTGCCTAGAAAATGTAAAGCCAAGTTATATTATGCCGCATAATTACAAAGTGAACGAAATCAATTTTACGCTATCAGGATTATGTCCGAATTGTTTAAATTCTAACATTTAA
- a CDS encoding Nramp family divalent metal transporter — MTKSLEEVHESVSTENKKKGFRKILAFLGPAYLVSVGYMDPGNWATDIAGGSQFGYTLVWVLLMSNLMALLLQSLSARLGIVTQRDLAQASRETYSKYINYILYFLAEIAIAACDLAEVLGMAIGINLLFGIPLLEAVLITVLDTFLLLFLINKGIRKMEAFIIALVAIIGFSFIFEMIFAEPEVHKVLAGLIPSIPNSAALYIAIGIIGATVMPHNLYLHSSLVQTRKFDRTPAGIKQALKYNLIDSTIALNLAFFVNAAILILAAATFHKNGMYEVAEIQDAHQFLEPLLGTKWAPILFAVALIAAGQSSTVTGTLAGQIVMEGYLHFRIQPWVRRIITRLIAIIPAVIVILIYGESVTGKLLILSQVILSLQLGFAIIPLIHFVSDKSKMKGFHISRTTQVVSWIIASIIVSLNAKLVYDEITSWLASSEHPMVLWFTVVPLAFGFLALLLYIVFKPFIAKFKSKAINHSPHNLKLKFSPRESKSIKNIAVSVDFSNADEAALNKAFELGGIDTEYTLIHIVETVGALMYGVNVHDYETTIDEKLLLKYKDMLSDKGFKIKTELGFGKPNTVIPKIINEGQFDILVMGTHGHTGLKDILFGTTVDKLRHKISIPLLIVK; from the coding sequence ATGACTAAATCTTTAGAAGAAGTCCACGAATCGGTTTCGACCGAAAACAAAAAAAAAGGGTTTAGAAAAATTTTAGCTTTCTTAGGTCCCGCCTATCTTGTGAGCGTTGGTTATATGGATCCAGGAAATTGGGCAACCGATATTGCCGGCGGAAGCCAATTTGGCTACACTTTAGTCTGGGTTTTATTAATGAGTAATTTAATGGCTTTGCTTTTGCAGAGCTTAAGTGCGCGCCTCGGAATTGTAACGCAGCGTGATCTTGCGCAAGCCTCCCGAGAAACCTATTCCAAATACATCAACTACATTTTATATTTTTTAGCCGAAATCGCCATTGCTGCTTGTGATTTGGCAGAAGTTCTCGGAATGGCGATCGGAATTAACCTTCTTTTCGGAATTCCGTTGCTGGAAGCCGTTCTGATTACCGTTTTAGACACCTTTTTACTGCTTTTCCTGATCAATAAAGGAATCCGCAAGATGGAAGCCTTCATTATTGCTTTGGTGGCTATAATTGGCTTCTCCTTTATTTTCGAAATGATTTTTGCAGAACCAGAAGTGCATAAAGTTTTAGCGGGGCTTATTCCTTCTATTCCAAATTCTGCAGCTTTGTATATTGCGATCGGAATTATCGGGGCAACCGTTATGCCGCACAATTTGTATCTGCATTCGTCTTTAGTGCAAACCCGAAAATTTGACAGAACGCCCGCAGGAATCAAACAAGCTTTAAAATACAATCTGATCGATTCTACGATTGCTTTAAATCTCGCTTTTTTTGTAAATGCGGCCATTTTGATCCTTGCCGCCGCAACTTTCCACAAAAACGGAATGTATGAAGTAGCGGAAATTCAAGACGCACACCAGTTTCTAGAACCGTTGCTGGGAACCAAATGGGCACCTATCTTATTTGCTGTGGCTTTAATTGCCGCAGGACAAAGTTCGACGGTAACGGGAACGCTTGCTGGGCAAATTGTAATGGAAGGCTACCTGCATTTTAGAATTCAGCCTTGGGTCCGTAGAATTATAACGCGCTTGATTGCCATAATTCCTGCCGTTATTGTGATTTTGATTTATGGCGAAAGCGTGACAGGGAAATTGCTTATTCTCAGCCAAGTTATTTTAAGTTTACAATTAGGATTTGCCATTATTCCGCTGATTCATTTTGTGAGTGATAAATCTAAAATGAAAGGTTTTCATATTTCTAGAACCACCCAAGTTGTCTCTTGGATTATTGCGTCTATCATTGTTTCTCTGAATGCCAAATTGGTTTATGACGAAATTACCTCCTGGCTGGCAAGTTCGGAGCACCCAATGGTTCTTTGGTTTACGGTTGTTCCTTTAGCTTTCGGATTTTTGGCTTTATTGCTATACATTGTTTTCAAACCATTTATAGCCAAATTCAAATCAAAAGCTATAAATCATTCGCCTCACAATCTTAAATTGAAGTTTTCGCCAAGAGAAAGCAAGAGCATTAAAAACATTGCAGTGTCTGTAGATTTCTCAAATGCTGACGAAGCTGCTTTGAACAAAGCCTTTGAATTGGGCGGCATTGACACAGAATACACCCTCATTCACATTGTAGAAACAGTCGGAGCCTTAATGTATGGCGTCAATGTTCATGATTATGAAACCACAATCGATGAGAAATTATTGCTGAAATACAAAGATATGCTTTCAGATAAAGGATTCAAGATCAAAACAGAACTTGGTTTTGGAAAACCAAACACCGTAATTCCGAAAATCATAAACGAAGGCCAGTTCGATATTCTTGTCATGGGGACCCACGGCCACACTGGACTAAAAGATATTCTTTTCGGCACAACGGTAGATAAATTGAGACATAAAATTTCAATACCTTTGTTGATTGTTAAATAA
- a CDS encoding enoyl-CoA hydratase/isomerase family protein, with protein sequence MNYENILISIEEKVATITINRPTKLNALNKATISDLSDAIQSLAKNDDVRVVILTGSGEKAFVAGADISEFANYTVVEGAQLAAEGQESLFDCIENLKKPVIAAVNGFALGGGLELAMACHFRIASDNAKMGLPEVTLGLIPGYGGTQRLPQLIGKGRAMELIMTAAMITAEQAKDYGLVNHVVPQEELLSFTTVIAQKIIKNAPFAIGKAIKAINANFKDGKNGFDTEIKSFGECFGTQDFKEGTTAFLEKRKAEFTGK encoded by the coding sequence ATGAATTACGAAAATATCTTAATTTCAATCGAAGAAAAAGTTGCTACAATTACGATTAACAGACCAACCAAATTGAATGCCTTAAACAAAGCAACAATTAGTGATCTGAGTGATGCCATCCAATCATTGGCTAAAAATGATGATGTTCGCGTTGTTATTTTAACCGGAAGCGGAGAAAAAGCTTTTGTTGCTGGAGCAGATATTTCGGAATTTGCCAATTATACTGTCGTTGAAGGCGCACAATTAGCGGCTGAAGGGCAAGAATCGTTATTTGATTGCATTGAAAATCTTAAAAAGCCCGTAATTGCTGCTGTGAATGGTTTCGCTCTTGGCGGAGGATTAGAATTAGCAATGGCTTGTCATTTTAGAATTGCTTCTGATAATGCTAAAATGGGGCTTCCAGAAGTTACTCTAGGGTTAATTCCAGGTTACGGAGGAACACAGCGTTTGCCGCAATTGATTGGAAAAGGCCGTGCAATGGAATTGATTATGACCGCAGCAATGATTACTGCCGAACAAGCAAAAGATTATGGTTTGGTAAACCACGTTGTGCCGCAAGAAGAACTTTTATCGTTTACAACTGTAATTGCTCAAAAAATAATTAAAAATGCGCCATTTGCTATCGGTAAAGCAATAAAAGCTATCAATGCGAATTTCAAAGACGGCAAAAATGGTTTTGACACTGAAATAAAATCATTCGGAGAATGTTTCGGAACCCAAGATTTCAAAGAAGGAACAACTGCCTTTTTAGAAAAACGTAAAGCAGAATTTACAGGAAAATAA
- a CDS encoding NAD(P)/FAD-dependent oxidoreductase, whose translation MEQKHFEVIIIGGSYSGLSAAMSLGRSLRQVLVIDSGLPCNRQTPHSHNFITQDGEKPAVISAKAKLQVDIYKTVHFYNGLALKALKTEKGFEIETESGAIFTSRKVLFATGVKDLLPEIEGFANCWGISVLHCPYCHGYEVKNEKTAIIANGEMGFEYAKLISNWTKDLRLCTNGKSELTSEQNQTLKNHGVLILEEEIDSFDHTDGHIENIIFKNGEKVEVKAIYAKPPFEQHCPIPETLGCDSSEQGLLKVDAMQKTNIPGVFASGDCTTPMRSVAIAVSTGSFAGAVINKELIDEDFVLE comes from the coding sequence ATGGAACAGAAGCATTTTGAAGTGATTATCATTGGCGGCAGCTACAGCGGATTATCTGCTGCAATGAGTTTAGGACGCTCTTTGCGTCAGGTTTTAGTTATCGATAGTGGCCTGCCTTGCAATAGGCAAACGCCGCATTCTCATAATTTTATTACGCAAGATGGTGAAAAGCCCGCAGTTATTTCGGCGAAAGCCAAATTGCAAGTCGACATTTACAAAACGGTCCATTTTTATAACGGACTTGCTTTAAAAGCTCTTAAAACAGAAAAAGGTTTCGAAATTGAAACAGAATCAGGAGCTATTTTTACTTCGAGAAAAGTTTTGTTTGCAACAGGAGTCAAAGATTTGCTGCCAGAAATTGAAGGTTTTGCCAATTGCTGGGGAATTTCGGTTTTACATTGTCCGTATTGCCATGGTTACGAAGTTAAAAATGAAAAAACAGCGATTATAGCCAATGGAGAAATGGGATTTGAGTATGCAAAACTAATCTCCAATTGGACTAAGGATTTGAGATTATGCACTAACGGAAAATCGGAATTGACCTCGGAACAAAACCAAACGCTTAAAAATCATGGCGTTTTAATTTTAGAAGAAGAAATAGATTCTTTTGATCATACGGATGGACATATTGAAAACATCATTTTTAAGAACGGAGAAAAAGTTGAAGTAAAAGCGATTTATGCCAAACCGCCTTTTGAGCAGCATTGTCCAATCCCCGAAACTTTGGGATGTGATAGCAGCGAACAAGGATTGCTGAAAGTTGATGCGATGCAGAAAACAAACATTCCAGGCGTTTTTGCAAGTGGAGATTGCACAACTCCAATGAGATCTGTAGCAATTGCGGTTTCTACGGGATCTTTTGCTGGAGCTGTAATTAATAAAGAACTTATTGATGAAGATTTTGTTTTAGAATAA
- a CDS encoding MerC domain-containing protein: MKKISTSFYDILGISSATICLVHCLIFPLLTILPLGLSHNPIIDLLFASIGLFAILKIIKKSSLLVSSILVVSMALIWISVLTELLLDIHLDLIYFGGIGMIIGHLINYKLHRNQNH, encoded by the coding sequence ATGAAGAAAATAAGCACATCGTTTTACGATATTTTAGGAATTTCAAGCGCAACCATTTGTCTGGTTCATTGTTTGATTTTTCCTCTTTTAACGATTCTGCCTTTAGGGCTGAGTCACAATCCGATTATAGATTTACTATTTGCTTCGATAGGTTTATTTGCAATTCTCAAAATTATAAAAAAATCATCTCTTTTGGTATCGTCCATTTTAGTTGTTTCAATGGCGCTCATCTGGATTAGTGTTTTGACAGAACTTTTATTAGACATTCATCTGGATTTGATTTATTTCGGAGGAATCGGAATGATTATCGGGCATTTGATCAATTACAAATTACATAGAAATCAAAATCATTAA
- a CDS encoding TonB-dependent receptor: MKYLFLTILIISAKSLYSQNISGKIETSIPVGQEINVGLLNTNFKTKADSLGFYRLENIPKGNYKIAITSAGFKNITQRISVLENENLNLDFELEEDQNELNEVVVSGTLKPVKRLESAVPVEVYSPVFFKKNPTPSIYDALQNINGVRPQLNCGVCNTGDIHINGLEGPYTLVMIDGMPIVSSLSTVYGLSGIPNSLVERIEIVKGPASSLYGSEAVGGLINIITKNPTNAPVFSADYFTTSYFESNLDLGMKFNAGKKAISLIGINYFNYDQVIDKDKDNFTDVTLSERISVFNKWSFQRNHNRLFTIAARGMYEDRWGGDIRWEKKYRGGDEIYGESIYTKRAELIGSYQLPFEEKLVLSFSGNVHYQDSRYGTTSYIANQKIGFLQLTWDKKIGRNDLLAGVASRYTYYDDNTTATKEAENTWLPGIFVQDEITFSPKSQVLLGMRYDYNSIHGSIFTPRFAYRFKANENTIFRLNAGTGFRVVNLFTEDHAALTGSRDVIIKNDLKPEQSVNVNLNYIQKINFGNGTFMGIETTAFYTRFSNKIISDYETNPNEIIYDNIDGYAISQGISTNIDLNFPSGLKFIVGATVLDNKNVENGISERPFLTENFTATWSISYKIQPWNLSMDYTGNVYSPMKLPLLSETDPRNPNSPWYSIQNIQFTYTGWKNFEVYGGIKNLLNFTPKQNNPFLISRTNDPFDKNVQYDSAGKVLVTPDNPYGLTFDTTYVYGQNQTIRGFLGLRYTFR, from the coding sequence ATGAAATATTTATTTTTGACAATATTAATAATTTCAGCTAAAAGCCTATACTCGCAAAATATCTCAGGAAAAATAGAAACATCAATTCCTGTAGGTCAGGAAATTAATGTTGGTTTATTAAATACAAACTTTAAAACAAAGGCAGATTCGTTAGGATTTTACAGATTAGAGAATATTCCGAAAGGGAATTATAAAATCGCGATAACTTCGGCAGGATTTAAAAATATAACCCAAAGAATTTCTGTTTTGGAAAATGAAAATTTGAATCTTGATTTTGAATTAGAAGAAGACCAAAACGAATTGAACGAAGTGGTCGTTTCAGGAACTTTAAAACCTGTAAAAAGACTAGAAAGTGCCGTTCCTGTTGAGGTTTATTCGCCAGTTTTCTTCAAAAAAAATCCGACGCCAAGTATTTACGATGCGCTTCAAAACATAAATGGAGTTCGTCCCCAGCTCAATTGTGGGGTTTGCAATACGGGAGATATTCACATCAATGGATTAGAAGGCCCGTACACTTTGGTCATGATAGACGGAATGCCAATTGTAAGCAGTCTTTCGACGGTTTATGGTTTGTCTGGAATTCCAAATTCTTTGGTAGAGCGAATTGAAATTGTAAAAGGACCCGCTTCGTCTCTTTATGGAAGTGAGGCGGTTGGCGGTCTGATCAATATCATTACCAAAAACCCGACTAACGCACCCGTTTTTTCTGCCGATTATTTTACGACTTCTTATTTTGAAAGCAATCTAGATTTGGGAATGAAGTTTAATGCCGGAAAAAAGGCAATTTCTCTTATCGGAATTAACTATTTCAACTATGATCAGGTTATTGATAAAGACAAAGACAATTTTACCGATGTAACACTTTCTGAGCGAATTTCGGTTTTTAATAAATGGAGCTTTCAGCGAAACCATAACCGTCTTTTTACCATCGCCGCACGCGGTATGTACGAAGACCGCTGGGGAGGTGACATTCGTTGGGAAAAAAAATACCGTGGCGGAGATGAAATTTATGGTGAAAGCATTTATACCAAAAGAGCCGAATTAATTGGAAGCTATCAATTGCCATTTGAAGAAAAGCTGGTGCTTTCTTTTTCGGGAAATGTTCATTATCAAGACAGCCGTTATGGCACGACATCTTACATCGCCAATCAGAAAATCGGGTTTTTACAGCTGACTTGGGATAAAAAAATCGGAAGGAATGATTTGCTGGCAGGTGTTGCCAGCCGATACACATACTACGACGACAATACGACTGCAACAAAAGAGGCCGAAAATACATGGCTTCCTGGAATTTTTGTTCAGGACGAAATTACATTTTCTCCAAAAAGTCAGGTTTTGCTGGGAATGCGATATGATTACAATTCGATTCACGGTTCTATTTTCACGCCTCGATTTGCTTATAGATTTAAAGCAAACGAAAACACCATTTTTAGATTAAATGCAGGAACAGGATTTAGGGTTGTGAATTTGTTTACCGAAGATCATGCTGCTTTAACAGGTTCTAGAGATGTTATAATTAAAAACGATTTGAAACCCGAGCAGTCAGTAAATGTGAATTTGAATTATATCCAGAAAATCAATTTCGGAAACGGAACTTTTATGGGAATCGAAACAACAGCTTTTTATACGAGATTCAGCAATAAAATCATTTCAGATTATGAGACCAATCCAAACGAAATTATCTATGACAATATTGATGGTTATGCCATAAGCCAAGGAATTAGCACAAATATCGATCTTAATTTTCCTTCAGGATTGAAATTTATTGTTGGAGCAACGGTTTTAGACAACAAAAATGTTGAAAACGGCATTTCAGAAAGACCTTTTTTGACAGAGAATTTCACGGCAACTTGGAGTATTTCGTATAAAATTCAGCCGTGGAATTTGTCGATGGATTATACGGGAAATGTTTACAGTCCGATGAAACTGCCTTTGTTGAGCGAGACCGATCCGAGAAATCCAAATTCTCCTTGGTATAGCATTCAGAATATTCAGTTTACTTACACGGGTTGGAAGAATTTTGAAGTTTATGGCGGAATTAAAAATCTGCTGAACTTTACTCCAAAACAGAATAATCCGTTTTTGATTTCAAGAACCAATGACCCTTTCGACAAAAATGTGCAATATGATTCGGCAGGAAAAGTTCTGGTTACACCTGATAATCCGTATGGTTTGACCTTTGACACCACTTATGTTTACGGCCAAAACCAAACTATTCGCGGATTTTTGGGATTGCGATATACTTTTAGGTAA
- a CDS encoding metal-dependent transcriptional regulator produces MTFSEENYLKSIYHLTAASETEVSTNAIAEIMETKASSVTDMLKKLAEKDLVNYKKYQGVSLTENGKLAAKMIVRKHRLWEVFLVEKLNFSWDEVHDIAEQLEHIKSEQLINRLDDFLGNPTEDPHGDPIPDANGRIIKIEKQLLSELEESQTGVCVGVKDTSSEFLKYLDKQGIALGSKIEFLSKESFDLSVKIKVNERELSISNKIASNLFVKLV; encoded by the coding sequence ATGACTTTTTCAGAAGAAAACTACCTTAAATCGATCTATCATCTGACTGCTGCATCAGAAACAGAAGTCAGTACGAATGCAATTGCAGAAATTATGGAAACGAAAGCTTCCTCTGTAACCGATATGCTCAAAAAGCTGGCAGAGAAAGATTTGGTTAATTATAAAAAATACCAAGGGGTTTCTTTGACTGAAAACGGAAAACTGGCCGCCAAAATGATTGTTAGAAAACATCGTTTATGGGAAGTCTTTCTGGTTGAAAAACTAAATTTCAGCTGGGATGAAGTGCACGATATTGCCGAGCAATTGGAACATATCAAATCGGAACAGCTTATAAACCGTTTGGATGATTTTTTAGGAAATCCAACTGAAGATCCGCACGGTGACCCAATTCCTGATGCAAATGGACGAATTATTAAAATCGAAAAACAGCTTTTATCAGAATTAGAAGAAAGTCAAACCGGTGTTTGTGTTGGTGTAAAAGACACTTCTTCGGAGTTTTTGAAATATCTCGATAAACAAGGAATTGCTTTAGGTTCTAAGATTGAATTCCTTTCTAAAGAATCTTTCGATTTATCGGTTAAAATTAAAGTGAATGAAAGAGAATTATCTATTTCTAATAAAATTGCTTCTAATTTGTTTGTGAAGCTGGTTTAG